From Salinicola endophyticus:
CCGCGCCTAGGGATTCGCCACCATCCACCGCGATCACGGTGCCGGTGACATAGTCGTTGTCGAGCAGATAGCGCAGGGTCTGGTAGACCACCCCGGGGCCCGGCACCCGACGGTTGGTGTGGGTGGCCTCGCCGAGCATCACCAGCCCCGGCGCGATGGCGTTGACCTGGATAGCGGGCGCGAAGCGCGCGGCGAACGACAGCGTCAGACTCTCCAGCCCGGCCTTGCTGGCGGCGTAGGCGGCCTGCTCGGCGGCGCCGCGGCGCACCACGCTGTCGGTGATATGGACGATGTCGCGCTGCGGCTCCTGACACGCCTCGAGCAGCTCGCGCGCCGCCAGATTGATCAGGTACGGCGCCTGCATGTGGACCTGGAACAGCCGTTCGAAGGTCTCCCCTGCGGCCTCGGGTGCCGGGTCCGCCAGCCATTCGCTGGCATTGTGCACCACCGCACGCAGGCTGCGCGTCTGGGCCTTGAGCCGGTCGATGAACGCCTCGATACCGCCACGGGTGGCGAAATCCGCCTGCAGGGTGAGCGCACCGCGGGCGCGTAGCGCCGCCACCGCCTCGCGTTCGCGACGGTAGGTGACGATCACCGG
This genomic window contains:
- the folM gene encoding dihydromonapterin reductase → MSQSPILITGGAQRLGLHCAERLLDDGHPVIVTYRREREAVAALRARGALTLQADFATRGGIEAFIDRLKAQTRSLRAVVHNASEWLADPAPEAAGETFERLFQVHMQAPYLINLAARELLEACQEPQRDIVHITDSVVRRGAAEQAAYAASKAGLESLTLSFAARFAPAIQVNAIAPGLVMLGEATHTNRRVPGPGVVYQTLRYLLDNDYVTGTVIAVDGGESLGAG